The following are from one region of the Actinomycetes bacterium genome:
- a CDS encoding DM13 domain-containing protein, with protein sequence MEEIVDEQDPGDIGTTETANQNYSWRDTWLRPIVIAPIVIFLIAGLAAGAWLFQPWKLFVDDVVDEAAPTSQTTSPNPTSSAAPEPEPAPKVVAKGKFISHEHQTTGTAKVVELPDGDRVLRLENFETSNGPDLKVWLAAAPVVPGTDGWFVFDDDEHVDLGPLKGNIGNQNYKIPTKVDLDQLSSVSIWCDRFSVSFGAAELSATT encoded by the coding sequence ATGGAGGAAATCGTGGACGAGCAGGATCCTGGCGATATCGGAACCACTGAAACTGCCAACCAGAACTACAGTTGGCGCGACACTTGGCTCCGGCCGATAGTCATCGCACCAATCGTCATCTTCCTTATCGCTGGTCTCGCGGCGGGTGCGTGGCTGTTTCAGCCCTGGAAACTCTTCGTAGATGACGTAGTTGATGAGGCTGCACCCACGTCGCAAACCACTTCTCCGAATCCTACGAGTAGCGCAGCCCCCGAACCCGAGCCAGCACCAAAAGTTGTTGCGAAGGGCAAGTTCATTAGCCACGAACACCAGACCACCGGCACGGCCAAGGTTGTGGAACTCCCCGACGGTGATCGGGTCCTGCGGTTGGAGAATTTTGAAACGAGCAATGGCCCGGATCTAAAGGTGTGGCTAGCGGCTGCCCCAGTCGTCCCTGGCACCGACGGCTGGTTCGTATTCGATGACGATGAACATGTCGACCTCGGACCACTCAAGGGCAACATCGGCAATCAGAACTACAAGATCCCGACAAAAGTGGACCTCGATCAACTCAGCAGCGTGTCCATCTGGTGCGATCGGTTCAGCGTCTCCTTCGGCGCCGCAGAACTTTCGGCAACTACCTAG